In one Salvelinus fontinalis isolate EN_2023a chromosome 16, ASM2944872v1, whole genome shotgun sequence genomic region, the following are encoded:
- the kif28 gene encoding kinesin-like protein KIF28P, producing the protein MRAKGAEMPGKDCVKVAVRVRPFNKRERDAGGRCIISMASSTITIQDPRNSQSPRSFCFDYAYWSHSGFTRDCSGLYVPEEPGGRYADQGSVFQDLGEGILENALQGYNATLLAYGQTGSGKSYSMVGYGPNKGLVPTLCDKLFQAIRANQDSRQCQVFFSMLEIYNEQVVDLLSRGSRSPGGLRVREEQQRGFYVEGLRRVPCDSAPQVEQLMEQGTRMRTTATTHMNANSSRSHMLIILQLKQIFSEESITKQSNINLVDLAGSERQRVSGSEADRLKEGTAINLSLTTLGNVISALADVAVGKKVVHIPYRDSVLTKLLQSALGGNSRTVMIAALSPADICYEESISTLRYAERAKRIQNRAVVNESPTERLVKELKAENARLLQRLSRLGQEGRRAEDETKELRRLLTHNELQIRAIQTLWEQHLQEALKDWEQQYATITQERRMMQMHPYILNINEDTQLSGVVKLFIQEGEWDIGLSDSSPRSISIRGLGIQERHAVFSNVQRRVYLTPLAGSNVIVNGTPISQKTELQHLDRLILGSNSTYLFIGYPSERGGDDWSRYDYDYFQSELAAAEGINLHSLCEEQTQGDSSAVPSQTDPSLLAVFYDYIKLMPMVAEANQMSQELHKGVEFKLEIKNLALSDSKGHDLEKEIAVRVTSLENKQVWLWSKAKFVNRKFLMEELYQQHHTERKGEGAARAPMPRDSDPFWDPLEPLLLGSAHLWLQSLAFRIALEEQLEVLGSEGTEEAILQAQLLPCSPTGLTLGEDDILIDPSELLGKRLDFQLVLDQCCGLRWVQQARNRGVQIGFRMFDSAQPLYTPAVWHNVNPLLDQRVHFTSLHTSQGLLEHLQTSALVLELWGLQEGCRDLVSSLEGVRMTPEGCFLIDHAGATETATTVDPGSELSCSLRALQQDVEELRNTNAALKTENNTLRDQLNTTRTGAEWVRGRSERRGSSLRPSCDAEFARALKVFYHSMTSVRVQLQRLRRHRPSEESDLLGLRLFVDEQGGLLRDFSELLEQSVSSLKQDVAAIVRRKRERSGIWS; encoded by the exons ATGAGGGCTAAAGGAGCAGAGATGCCGGGGAAGGACTGTGTCAAAGTGGCCGTACGCGTCAGACCCTTCAACAAG agagagagggacgcaGGCGGCCGCTGCATTATCTCTATGGCCTCCAGCACCATCACCATCCAGGACCCTCGGAACAGCCAGAGCCCACGCTCCTTCTGCTTTGACTATGCCTACTGGTCCCACAGCGGCTTCACCAGAGACTGCTCTGGCCTGTACGTACCTGAGGAGCCTGGAGGACGATATGCTGACCAG GGTAGTGTGTTCCAGGACCTGGGGGAGGGGATCCTGGAGAATGCCCTTCAAGGTTATAACGCCACCCTGCTAGCCTACGGGCAGACTGGCTCAGGGAAGAGCTACTCCATGGTCGGGTACGGACCCAACAAGGGCCTGGTGCCCACGCTCTGTGACAAACTGTTTCAGGCCATCAGGGCCAACCAGGACAGCCGACAGTGCCAG GTCTTTTTCAGCATGTTGGAAATCTACAATGAACAG gtgGTTGACCTCTTGTCACGGGGGTCTCGGTCTCCGGGGGGACTGCGTGTCCGAGAGGAGCAGCAGAGAGGCTTCTATGTGGAGGGGCTTCGCAGGGTCCCCTGTGACAGCGCCCCACAG gtGGAGCAACTGATGGAGCAGGGGACGAGGATGCGTACCACGGCCACCACACACATGAACGCCAACAGCAGCCGCTCACACATGCTCATCATCCTCCAGCTCAAACAG ATCTTCTCTGAGGAgagcatcaccaagcagtctaACATCAACCTGGTGGACCTGGCGGGCAGCGAGAGACAGCGGGTGTCAGGCTCCGAGGCCGACCGGCTCAAAGAGGGCACAGCCATCAACCTCAGCCTCACCACCCTGGGCAACGTCATCAG tgCCCTTGCTGATGTAGCGGTAGGGAAGAAAGTAGTCCATATCCCATATAGAGACTCTGTCCTCACCAAGCTGCTGCAGTCTGCCCTGGGGGGGAACAGCCGTACTGTCATG ATTGCAGCTCTGAGTCCAGCTGATATCTGTTATGAAGAGTCTATCTCAACCCTGCGATATGCTGAAAG gGCAAAGCGTATTCAGAACCGTGCGGTGGTGAATGAGAGTCCCACGGAGCGCCTGGTGAAGGAGCTGAAGGCTGAGAACGCCAGGCTCCTGCAGAGACTCAGCCGTCTGGGACAGGAGGGACGCAGGGCAGAGGACGAAACCa AGGAGCTGCGTCGGCTGTTGACCCATAACGAGCTGCAGATCAGAGCCATCCAGACGCTCTGGGAACAACATCTACAGGAGGCCTTGAAGGACTGGGAGCAGCAGTATGCGACTATCACACAG gagCGGAGGATGATGCAGATGCATCCGTACATCCTGAACATCAACGAGGATACTCAGCTGTCCGGGGTGGTCAAGCTCTTCATCCAGGAGG gtGAGTGGGATATAGGGCTCTCTGACTCTTCACCCAGGTCCATCTCAATCAGGGGCCTAGG GATCCAGGAGCGTCACGCTGTGTTCAGTAACGTCCAGCGTAGGGTGTACCTGACCCCACTGGCGGGGTCAAATGTCATTGTCAACGGAACACCCATCTCCCAGAAGACCGAGCTGCAGCACCTG GACCGACTCATCCTGGGTTCTAACAGCACCTACCTGTTCATCGGCTACCCATCTGAGAGGGGCGGGGATGACTGGAGTCGCTATGACTACGACTATTTCCAGTCTGAACTGGCAGCCGCTGAGGGCATCAACCTCCACTCACTGTGTGAGGAGCAGAcacagg gTGACTCCAGTGCAGTCCCCAGTCAGACTGACCCTAGTCTCCTGGCTGTTTTCTATGACTACATCAAACTGATGCCCATGGTGGCTGAGGCCAACCAGATGAGCCAGGAGCTACACAAG GGGGTGGAATTTAAACTGGAGATTAAGAACCTGGCGTTATCAGACTCTAAAGGTCATGACTTGGAGAAGGAGATCGCTGTCAGAGTGACATCACTGGAAAACAAACAG gtgtggcTCTGGTCCAAGGCCAAGTTTGTGAACCGCAAATTCCTGATGGAGGAGTTGTATCAGCAGCACCATACGGAGCGGAAGGGAGAGGGGGCGGCCAGGGCGCCCATGCCCAGAGACAGTGACCCTTTTTGGGATCCGCTGGAGCCCCTGCTCTTGGGCAGCGCCCACCTCTGGCTGCAGTCTCTGGCTTTCCGTATCGCACTGGAGGAACAgctggag GTATTGGGGTCAGAGGGCACTGAGGAGGCCATACTGCAGGCTCAGCTTCTACCATGCAGCCCCACAGGACT GACTCTGGGGGAGGATGACATCCTGATCGACCCCTCTGAGCTACTGGGGAAACGGCTGGACTTCCAGCTGGTCCTGGATCAGTGCTGTGGCCTGCGTTGGGTCCAACAGGCCAGGAACAGAGGCGTTCAGATAGG TTTCAGGATGTTCGACAGTGCCCAGCCCCTCTACACTCCGGCCGTGTGGCACAATGTCAACCCCCTGCTGGACCAGCGGGTCCACTTCACCTCTCTGCACACCTCCCAAGGCCTGCTAGAACACCTTCAGACCAGTGCCCTGGTGCTGGAGCTCTGGGGCCTACAGG AGGGATGTAGAGACTTGGTGTCGTCTCTGGAGGGAGTGAGGATGACTCCAGAGGGATGCTTCCTCATCGACCACGCTGGCGCAACTGAGACAGCTACT acagTGGACCCTGGCTCAGAGCTGAGCTGCTCTCTGAGGGCTCTACAGCAGGATGTAGAGGAGCTGAGGAACACTAACGCTGCACTgaagacagagaacaacacactgAGGGATCAGCTCAATACAACTAGGACCG GAGCAGAGTGGGTTCGTGGTCGGTCAGAGAGGCGGGGCAGCAGTCTGCGGCCCAGCTGTGATGCAGAGTTCGCCCGCGCCCTGAAGGTCTTCTACCACAGCATGACCTCTGTCAGGGTTCAACTGCAGCGCCTGCGCAGGCACAGGCCCAGT gaggAGTCAGATCTCTTGGGTCTCAGGCTGTTTGTGGATGAGCAGGGTGGTCTGCTGCGTGatttctcagagctgctggagcAGAGCGTCTCCTCTCTCAAACAGGATGTGGCCGCCATTGTACGACGCAAACGGGAACGCTCAGGAATCTGGTCCTGA